A window from Triticum aestivum cultivar Chinese Spring chromosome 6D, IWGSC CS RefSeq v2.1, whole genome shotgun sequence encodes these proteins:
- the LOC123142273 gene encoding receptor kinase-like protein Xa21, which yields MSLLCSLVAVQLIVPVSAAGDEAALLAFKAQLSHGDSLASWNTSASFCSWEGVTCHRRPARVVALRLNGTGIAGALSPAIGNLTFLRMLDLSFNSLHGDIPASLGRLRRLRSLHLYDNSFSGTLPANLSSCVSMIDMRLDNNTIGGYIPTELGEKLTYLARITLRNNTFTGTIPSSLANLSHLQSLDLSTNQLVGSIPPALGSIQSMRYFNLARNNISGMLPPSLYNWSSLEFLYVGFNMLYGSIPDNIGNKFPKMKALSLSSNNFIGVLPSSLSNMSDLTILDLWKNKFRGQLERLELGINSFRGQLPASIVNLSTTLYDLYIADNRVSGVIPTDIGNLVGLRRLIIANTSISGVIPESVGKLQNLINLGLYNNSLVGLIPPTLGNLSRLTRLYADNGNLEGPIPASLGELKNLFVLDLSKNYHLNGSIPREILKLHSLSWYLDLSYNSLSGLIPSEVGSLINLNRLTLSGNQFSGKIPDSIQNCIVLEWLSLDSNLFEGSIPRPLTYIKGLSKLNLTMNKFSGNIPAALGNIRNLQELYLAHNNLSGSIPIVLQNLTSLSQLDISFNNLQGEKLKPSQKRLEQKSIFDDHYKRISYHALLRGTNEFSEANLLGRGSYGAVYKCVLDKEERPLAVKVFNLGQSRDSKSFDAECEAMRRIRHRCLVKIVTSCSSVNHQGHEFKALVFEFMPNGNLDCWLHTKSQEPTTNNRLSLLQRLDIAVDIMDAVEYLHNYCQPLVIHCDLKPSNILLTEDMSARVGDFGISRILQENTSEGMHTSYSSTGIRGSIGYVAPEYGEGSMVSTAGDIYSLGILLLEMFTGKSPTEGTFRDLLDLHKFVEDALPDRSMEIADPTIWLHNGKNVNTTSIRMQECLVSVFRLGLSCSKQQPRDRALTRDAVAEMHTIRDDYLKFIAEHQGQ from the exons ATGAGCTTGCTATGCTCACTTGTTGCTGTCCAATTGATTGTTCCAGTGAGCGCCGCCGGTGATGAGGCCGCTTTGCTTGCTTTCAAAGCACAGCTCAGCCATGGGGACTCGCTGGCCTCCTGGAACACCAGCGCCAGCTTCTGTAGCTGGGAAGGCGTGACGTGCCACCGCAGGCCGGCACGGGTGGTGGCGCTGAGATTGAATGGCACCGGGATTGCCGGAGCACTCTCCCCGGCCATCGGTAACCTCACGTTCCTTCGGATGCTCGACCTCAGCTTCAACTCGCTCCACGGGGACATCCCGGCAAGCcttggccgcctccgccgcctACGGAGCCTTCACTTGTATGACAACTCGTTCTCAGGCACGTTACCAGCAAACCTGAGCTCGTGTGTCTCCATGATTGACATGAGACTGGACAACAACACGATTGGCGGGTACATCCCAACTGAGCTTGGTGAGAAGCTCACGTACCTGGCACGGATCACACTGAGAAACAACACCTTCACAGGGACCATCCCCTCTTCGCTGGCCAATTTGTCCCATCTACAGTCCCTCGACCTCTCTACTAACCAGCTCGTGGGCTCTATCCCACCGGCGCTCGGTAGCATCCAGAGCATGCGGTATTTCAATCTCGCCCGAAACAATATCTCTGGTATGCTCCCACCATCTCTCTACAACTGGTCATCACTGGAATTTTTGTACGTAGGGTTTAATATGCTTTACGGAAGCATTCCGGATAATATCGGGAACAAGTTCCCCAAGATGAAAGCTCTAAGCTTGTCTTCTAATAACTTCATTGGAGTCCTCCCTTCATCACTATCCAATATGTCTGATCTCACAATACTTGATCTCTGGAAAAATAAATTTAGGGG TCAACTAGAGAGGTTGGAACTCGGCATCAATTCTTTTCGAGGACAGCTACCTGCTTCAATTGTGAACCTCTCAACCACTCTCTACGACTTATACATAGCAGACAATAGGGTCTCTGGGGTCATTCCTACAGACATAGGAAATTTGGTCGGTCTCAGAAGGCTTATAATAGCAAATACTTCCATATCCGGAGTGATTCCAGAGAGTGTTGGCAAGCTACAGAACTTGATAAATCTAGGCTTGTACAATAATAGCTTGGTCGGCCTTATACCTCCCACGCTAGGAAACCTTTCACGGTTGACTAGGCTTTATGCAGACAATGGCAACTTGGAGGGGCCAATTCCAGCAAGCCTGGGAGAGTTGAAAAACCTCTTTGTACTTGATTTGTCAAAGAATTACCATCTTAACGGTTCAATACCAAGAGAGATTTTGAAATTACATAGCCTTTCTTGGTATTTGGACTTGTCATACAATTCCCTTTCTGGACTCATTCCTAGTGAAGTTGGTAGCTTAATAAACCTTAACCGACTTACTCTATCAGGGAACCAGTTTTCTGGTAAGATACCCGACAGTATTCAAAATTGCATAGTGTTGGAATGGTTATCATTAGACAGTAATTTGTTTGAGGGAAGCATACCTCGACCATTGACATATATAAAGGGGCTCAGTAAACTGAACCTGACCATGAATAAGTTCTCTGGTAATATCCCAGCTGCCCTCGGAAATATTAGAAACTTACAGGAACTGTACTTAGCACACAACAACTTATCAGGGTCAATCCCAATAGTTCTACAAAATTTGACATCTTTGTCTCAACTGGATATATCCTTCAATAATTTGCAAGGGGAG AAGCTCAAACCAAGTCAGAAGAGATTAGAACAAAAATCAATTTTTGATGACCATTATAAGagaatctcatatcatgcattatTGAGGGGAACTAATGAATTTTCAGAAGCCAACTTACTTGGGAGAGGAAGTTATGGTGCGGTCTATAAGTGTGTTTTGGACAAGGAAGAAAGACCATTGGCTGTCAAGGTATTTAATCTTGGTCAATCTAGGGATTCCAAGAGTTTTGATGCCGAGTGTGAGGCTATGAGAAGGATACGACACCGTTGTCTCGTTAAGATCGTTACTTCTTGTTCGAGCGTCAACCACCAAGGTCACGAATTCAAGGCATTGGTTTTTGAGTTCATGCCAAATGGTAACTTGGATTGTTGGCTTCATACAAAATCTCAAGAGCCCACTACAAACAACAGGCTCAGCCTCCTCCAAAGGCTTGATATTGCTGTTGATATCATGGACGCAGTAGAATACCTGCACAACTACTGTCAACCATTGGTGATCCATTGCGATCTTAAGCCAAGCAACATACTTCTTACCGAAGACATGAGCGCACGAGTTGGAGACTTTGGCATTTCAAGGATCCTTCAAGAAAATACAAGCGAGGGAATGCATACTTCATATAGCTCAACTGGAATTAGAGGTTCCATAGGCTATGTTGCTCCAG AGTACGGAGAAGGCTCCATGGTCTCAACAGCTGGTGATATTTATAGTCTTGGCATATTGCTGCTTGAGATGTTCACCGGGAAGAGCCCAACAGAAGGAACATTCAGAGATTTATTGGATCTGCATAAGTTTGTCGAGGATGCTCTTCCAGATAGGTCCATGGAGATAGCTGACCCAACAATCTGGCTGCACAACGGAAAGAATGTTAACACTACCAGTATTAGAATGCAGGAGTGCTTGGTTTCAGTCTTCAGGCTTGGCCTCTCATGCTCAAAGCAACAGCCTCGAGACCGAGCACTGACGAGAGATGCAGTGGCAGAGATGCACACTATTAGAGACGACTACCTCAAGTTTATAGCGGAGCATCAAGGACAATAG